From the genome of Hyperolius riggenbachi isolate aHypRig1 chromosome 9, aHypRig1.pri, whole genome shotgun sequence, one region includes:
- the LOC137531666 gene encoding uncharacterized protein — MMLKIVMLVYMYLHHSAIANVTEKFPHVNFANAGEMASITCDVGTKFISSLQWYKEREDGGLQEVSRRCYPESSSTSKFVHNCNNPIMKIKSVESSDAGVYYCSDSGLDQKFYAANTLIVTENIAKDPTLSILASVAEYNPQPDTTVLLCIALNWSDKWSLIKWHINGNVTEGWLTVDPDGCLRSLIFLPKSLTNQGAEIICSIKSLNNGRNISTPLSGPRTDASDASDDQKQCYYVIYAGLGFAVLLLVVHQIIFAKLRQKSSTEVPKKPSRTERAVRFSPEDEMVTYAPVKG, encoded by the exons ATGATGCTGAAGATTGTAATGCTGGTATATATGTATTTGCATCACA GTGCCATTGCAAATGTTACAGAGAAGTTTCCACATGTAAACTTTGCAAATGCTGGTGAAATGGCCTCCATCACCTGTGATGTAGGAACAAAGTTTATCTCTAGCCTGCAGTGGTACAAAGAACGGGAAGATGGTGGATTGCAGGAGGTGTCACGGAGGTGTTATCCAGAGTCATCCTCAACCAGTAAATTTGTTCACAACTGCAATAATCCAATTATGAAGATTAAGAGTGTGGAGAGTTCTGATGCTGGAGTATATTACTGCTCAGATTCAGGGCTGGACCAGAAATTCTATGCAGCCAATACGTTAATTGTTACAG AAAATATTGCAAAAGATCCCACCCTATCTATCCTTGCTTCAGTCGCAGAATACAATCCACAGCCTGACACAACTGTGCTCCTGTGTATTGCTCTGAACTGGTCTGACAAGTGGAGTTTGATTAAATGGCATATTAATGGAAATGTAACTGAAGGTTGGCTGACTGTGGATCCGGATGGCTGTCTGCGGAGCCTAATCTTTCTACCCAAGAGCCTGACCAATCAGGGCGCAGAAATCATCTGTTCCATTAAAAGTCTTAACAATGGAAGAAATATTTCCACACCACTTTCAGGACCAAGAACAg atGCAAGCGATGCAAGCGATGACCAGAAACAATGTTATTATGTGATCTATGCTGGACTGGGCTTTGCTGTACTTCTCTTGGTAGTACATCAAATAATTTTTGCTAAATTACGTCAAAAATCATCTACAGAGGTTCCAAAGAAGCCGTCTCGTACTG AACGAGCTGTGAGATTTAGTCCAGAGGATGAGATG GTCACTTATGCTCCTGTAAAAGGATAA